In the genome of Notamacropus eugenii isolate mMacEug1 chromosome 5, mMacEug1.pri_v2, whole genome shotgun sequence, one region contains:
- the GJA4 gene encoding gap junction alpha-4 protein: MGDWGFLEKLLDQVQEHSTVVGKIWLTVLFIFRILILGLAGESVWGDEQSDFECNTAQPGCTNVCYDQAFPISHIRYWVLQFLFVSTPTLVYLGHVIYLSRREERLRQKESELRALQTKDPRVEQALATVERQMAKISVAEDGHLRIRGALMGTYVASVLCKSLLEAGFLYGQWRLYGWMMQPVYVCRRPPCPHFVDCFVSRPTEKTIFIIFMLVVGLISLVLNLLELAHLCFRCMGHKLRAGQARARPRAFSAALGDGAGSSGDPYSDRMFFYLPMNETPTSPSCPSYNKLSSEQNWTNLNTEESLAPQKRSILPGPGPLLTHSEGPYLAQPPQTGDNPSSRPSSSASKKQYV, from the coding sequence ATGGGTGACTGGGGCTTCCTGGAAAAGCTGCTAGACCAAGTCCAGGAGCATTCCACCGTGGTAGGCAAGATCTGGCTGACAGTGTTGTTCATCTTCCGGATCCTCATTTTGGGACTGGCGGGTGAGTCTGTCTGGGGAGATGAGCAGTCAGACTTTGAGTGTAACACAGCTCAACCAGGCTGCACCAATGTGTGCTATGATCAGGCCTTCCCCATCTCCCACATCCGCTACTGGGTCCTGCAGTTTCTCTTTGTCAGCACACCCACACTGGTTTACCTGGGTCATGTCATCTACTTATCCCGGAGAGAAGAGCGGCTACGGCAGAAAGAGAGTGAGCTGCGGGCACTACAGACCAAGGACCCTCGGGTAGAGCAGGCACTAGCCACTGTGGAGCGGCAGATGGCAAAGATCTCTGTAGCAGAAGATGGGCACCTGCGCATCCGGGGAGCGCTGATGGGCACCTATGTAGCCAGTGTGCTCTGTAAGAGCCTGCTGGAGGCAGGCTTCCTCTATGGGCAATGGCGCTTATATGGCTGGATGATGCAGCCCGTGTATGTATGCCGACGCCCCCCCTGCCCACACTTTGTGGATTGCTTTGTGTCCCGCCCCACAGAAAAgaccatcttcatcatcttcatgcTGGTCGTGGGGCTGATCTCCCTAGTGCTCAACCTGCTGGAGTTGGCACATCTCTGCTTCCGGTGTATGGGGCACAAGCTGAGGGCAGGGCAGGCCAGGGCCCGGCCAAGGGCCTTCTCTGCTGCGCTGGGGGAtggggctggtagttctggagaCCCCTATTCAGATCGGATGTTCTTCTACCTCCCCATGAACGAGACCCCCACATCGCCTTCATGCCCTTCCTACAACAAGTTGTCCAGTGAACAGAACTGGACTAACTTGAATACAGAAGAGAGCCTAGCCCCTCAGAAGCGGAGCATATTGCCTGGGCCAGGGCCCTTGCTGACTCACTCTGAGGGCCCCTACCTGGCCCAGCCTCCCCAGACTGGGGACAACCCCTCGAGTCGCCCTAGTAGCTCAGCTTCCAAGAAACAGTATGTGTAG